In Sphaerisporangium krabiense, the DNA window GCCAGCACCGCCGCCGCGTCGGGGCGGTCGGCCAGCAGCACCTTGCCCACCGCCGTGCTGTGCGGCAGCACCCGGCGGCCGACCTCGGCGAACATGCGCAGGCGCCGGGGCGAGGCCGCCTGCGCCAGGTAGATCACGAAGTCGCCCTCCATGATGGCCAGGTTCGCGGTCTCGCCCGACAGCGCCACCATCTTCTCCAGGTACGGCTGCGCCCAGACCCCGACCATCCGCTCGGCCGTGCCGCCGAGTCGCACCAGCGCGCTGCCGAGCGCGTAGCGGCGGTCGGACTCCTGGCGGACGTACCCCCGGGCCAGCAGGGACCGCAGCAGCCGGTGGATCGTGCCGTACGGCAGCCCGGTCCGCGCCGCGATCTCCGACAGTCCCGCCTCACCGCCCCGGTCGGCCAGCGCCTCCAGCACGTCCAGCGCCCTGTCCACGCTCTGCACGGTGCTCACCTCAGGCGCTCCTCTCCCGGGTCGTGGCGGCGGTTCGTCCGTAATCGCGCGGCGGCGTTCACGGGCTGCCCAGGGACGACGCGGGCAGGGCGCGGAGCGAGGCGTCGAGGACCTCGGCGGTGTGGGCGACGCGCAGGCTCTCGCCCCGCCTGCGCGCGGCCGAGGCGATCTGCATCGTACAGCCGGGATTGGCCGAGACGAGAAGGTCGGCGCCGACGCCCAGCACGTGCCCGGCCTTCTTGTCGCCGAGCTCGCGGGCGGCCTCGGGCTGGAAGAGGTTGTAGGTGCCCGCCGACCCGCAGCAGATCGCGGCGTCCGGGATCTCCCTGAGCCGCAGCCCGGGAATGGCCGCCAGCAGCGCCCGGGGTTCGGCCCGCACCCCCTGGGCGTGCGCGAGGTGGCAGGCGTCGTGGTAGGCGACCATGATCGGCAGGGGATGCCGCTCGGCCAGCGGGCCGAGCTCGGCCAGGTACTCGGCCAGGTCCACGAAGCGCAGCGCGCGCGCCCGCTCGGCCCAGGCCGGGTCGTCCGCGAGCAGCTCGGCGTACTCCTTGGTGCTCGACCCGCACCCGGCCGCGTTCACGACCACGGTGGTCACGCCGGCCCGCTCGAACGTGGCGATCGTGCGCCGGGCGAACCGCGCGGCCTCCTCCGGGCGCCCGGAGTGGACCGACAGCGCCCCGCAGCACCCCTGGCCGGGCGGGACGACCACCTCGCACCCCTCCAGCGCCAGCACCCGCGCGGTGGCGGCGTTGACCGAGGGGAAGAACTCCGACTGCACGCAGCCGGTGAGCATGCCGACCACCGCCCGCCGCTCGCCCCGCGCCGCCACCACGCCCGGGATCCGCACGCGGCGGGGGATCGGGGGAGCCAGCGTGGCCATGGCGGCCAGGCGGGGGTCCAGGCGTTCGAGCAGCGGGCTCAGGCGCGGCCGCAGCCGTTCGGTGAGCCGCAGCGGCAGGCGCAGCGCCCGCAGCCGCCGAGGGTAGGGGAACAGCCGGAACACCAGGGCGCGGAACGCGCGGTCGTCCCAGCGGCGGCGGTGCTCCCGCTCGACCTCGGCGCGGGTCTGCTCGATCAGCACGTCGTAGCGCACCCCGGACGGGCAGGCGGTGACGCACGCCATGCAGCCCAGGCAGGCGTCGAAGTGCCCGGCCATCTCGGGCGTGAGGGCGGTGCCCTCGACGTGCTGCTTCATCAGATGGATGCGCCCGCGCGGGGAGTCCATCTCCTCGCCCCAGAGCTCGTAGGTGGGACAGGTGGGCAGGCAGAACCCGCAGTGCACACAGTCCTTGATCAGTTCGGGGTCCACGTCCGCCTCCTCACGCGCCCGCTCGCGCCGTGCCGCCGGTCAGTCGTCCAGGGGACATGCGCCCCTCGGGGTCGAAGCGCTCCTTGACGCGCCGCATGAGCGCGGCGGACCCCACAGGGCCGAAACGGTCGATCCGGACCGCCTCCGGGGGCGCGGTCCACACCACCAGTCTGCCGCCGCCGGCGGACAGCTCCGTACGCAGGGACGTCACGAAGATCTCCGCCGCGCCGGGCGGCGTGTCCGCGGGCAGCGCGGCGTACAGGACGCACGTGGCCGCCGATCCGCGGATCCGGGCGTCCAGCTCCGCCGCGCCGGCCGCGCGCTCGGCGGCGGCCAGCGCGTTCACGGCCGACGCGGGCGGGACGCGCAGCTCCATCAGATAGCCCGCCGTTCGCTCGCCGGGCAGCTGTCCCCACCAGGCCGGAGGGTCCGCCGAGATCCGCGCGGTGTCCCCGAGCAGCGCGGCGGCGGCCTCGGCGCGCTCGCCCGCGGCGACGCCCTCGACGAGCGCGGCCACGGTGACCGGCCCCCGGACGCCGGGCCTGTCCAGTTCGATCGCGCTCGGCTCCAGCGGCGACGCGGCGAGCCGGGCGACGGACGTCAGGATGCCGATGCCGGGGGAGGTCGCCGTGATCCAGGCGCGGGCGGCGGGGAGCGGGTGGAGCCGGAAGGTGGCCTCGGTGATCAGCCCGAGCGTGCCCAGCGAGCCTGTGAACAGCTTGCCGAGGTCGTAGCCGGCGACGTTCTTGACGACCTTGCCGCCCGCCCGCGCGACGGTGCCGTCGGCGAGCACGACGGTGACGCCGATCAGCAGGTCCCGCGCGGTGCCGTACCGCAGGCGGCCAGGCCCGGCCGCGGCGGTGGCCAGCGCGCCGCCGACGGTCGAGCCGCCCGCGGTGAAGTCCAGGGCGAGCCGCTGGCCCGCCGCGCCGAGCGCCGCGGCCAGGGCGTCGGCGGTGATCCCGGCCTGGACGCGCGCGACCAGGTCGCCGGCCTCGTGTTCCAGCACGCGGGCCATGCGCCGGGTGTCCAGGACGAGGTCGCAGCGGGCCGGGGCGTGGCCCCAGGACAGCTTGGTGCCGCCGCCCACCGGGGTGACGGCCAGGCCGTGATCGGCCGCCGCGCGCATCACCAGCGCGGCCTCGCCGGTGGACTCGGGCGTGGCCACCCAGCGCGGCGCCACCCCGGCGACCTCGTCGCCGGGCTCGGCGGGGCGGACGGCGACGCCGGTGGTCACCAGCGCCTCGCCGGGCGTCACGACCGGCTCCCGCCGCGCACGGCGTCCGGAGGGGGAGTGACGGAACGGGGAGGCGGGGGGAGGTGCCGCATCAGAACAGGTCCGCCTCTCCGGAGGCCACCAGGGGGTGCACGCCCTTGCGCACCCCGGGGGCCTCCCCGCACAGCCGGGGCGTGGGGAAGATCTTGCCGGGGTTGGACAGTCCGGCGGGGTCGAAGGCGCAGCGGACGAGCTGCATCGTGTCCAGCTCCTCCTCGGTGAACATCTTCGTCATATATCGGGACTTGTCCACGCCCACCCCGTGCTCCCCGGTGATCGACCCGCCGTGCCGCAGGCACAGGTCCAGGATCTCCCCGGACACGGTCTCGGCGCGCTCGGCCGCGCCCTCCTCCGCGTCGTCGAACAGCACCAGCGGGTGCAGGTTGCCGTCCCCGGCGTGGAAGACGTTGGCCACGCGGATGCCGTACCGCGCCGACAGCTCCTCGATGCCCGCCAGCACCGCGGGCAGCGCCGTCCTCGGCACCACGCCGTCCTGCACCAGGTAGGCGGGGCTGATGCGACCCACGGCCGCGAACGCCGACTTGCGGCCCTTCCAGATCGCCGCGCGCCGCGCCGGGTCGTCGGCCACCCGCACCGCGAACGCCCCGCTCTCGCGGCACAGGCGCTCCACCTGGGCGAACTCGTGGGCGACCTCGGCCACGGGGCCGTCCAGCTCGACGATCAGCACGGCCCCGGCCCCGGCCGGGTAGTCGCACCGCACGGCGGCCTCGGCCGCCTCGATGGCCAGCGCGTCCATCATCTCGATCGCCGACGGCAGGACGCCCGCGCCGATGATCGCCGACACCGCCACCCCGCCGGACTCCACGTCGGGGAACGCGGCCAGCAGCGTCGTCACGCTCTCCGGCTCGCGCGACAGCCGTACGGTGATCTTCGTGGCGATGCCGAGCGTGCCCTCCGAGCCGATGAACGCGCCGAGCAGGTCGTACCCGGGGTCCATGGCGTCCAGCTCGACGATCTCGCCCTGCGGGGTCACCAGCTCGACCGCGAGCACGTGGTTGACCGTGAAGCCGTGCTTCAGGCAGTGCGCGCCGCCGGAGTTCTCCGCGACGTTGCCCCCGATCGTGCAGATCTGCTGGCTGGACGGATCGGGCGCGTAGTAGTACCCGTACGGCCGGGCCGCCTCGCTGATCGCCAGGTTGGTGACGCCGGGCTCCACGACGGCCCGCCGGTTGGGGATGTCCAGCTCCAGGATCCGGCGCAGGCGCGAGGTCACGACGAGCACGCCGTCCGTGCGCGGGAGGGCGCCGCCGGACAGGCCGGTGCCCGATCCGCGCGCGACGAACGGCGTGCCGGTCTCGTGGCACGCCCGGACGACCGCCGCGACCTGCTCGGCGGTCTCCGGCAGCACCACCACGCCCGGCGTGGCCCGGTGGTAGGTGAGGCCGTCGCACTCGTAGGTGCGCAGCCGCACCGGGTCGGTGATCACCCCGCCGGGCCCGAGCAGGTCCAGCAGGCGGCCGGTCAGGCCGGGCAGGGCGGCGGGGCCGGTGGTCATGGCATGCGGGCGTAGGCGGGCAGGGTCAGGAACTCGGCGAAGTCGTCGTCCAGCGCGACCTCCCGGAACAGCTCGGCGGCCTGCCGGTACAGGGTCTCGTCGAACCCGGGCTCCTCGCCGATCCTGGCGAGCTCCTCGGCGATGACGCGCTCGGCCATCTCGCGGGTGACGACCTCGCCGGTGTCGGCCAGTTCGATGCCGTTGTGGATCCACTGCCAGATCTGCGAGCGCGAGATCTCCGCGGTGGCGGCGTCCTCCATGAGGTTGTGGATGCCGACCGCGCCGCTGCCGCCCATCCACGCGGCCAGGTAGCGCAGGGCCACGTCCACGTTGTTGCGCAGGCCCGCCTCGGTGATCTCGCCCGGCGTCTCGGCGACCGCCAGCAGCTCGCCCGCCGACACCGAGACGTCCTCGCGGAGCCGCCGGAGCTGGTTGGGCTCCGCGCCGAGCACCGAGTCGAACACCTCGCGGCAGATCGGCACCAGGTCGGGGTGGGCCACCCACGAGCCGTCGAAGCCGTCGCCCGACTCGCGCGTCTTGTCGGCCCGCACCTTCTCCAGCGCCACCTTGTTGACCTCGGGGTCGCGGCGGGAGGGGATGAACGCCGCCATGCCGCCGATCGCGTGCGCCCCGCGCCGGTGGCAGGTGCGGACCAGCAGTTCGGTGTAGGCGCGCATGAAGGGGGCGGTCATGGTCACCGCGTTGCGCTCGGGCAGCAGGAACTCCCTGCCCCGCGTGCGGAACTTCTTGATGACGCTGAACAGGTAGTCCCAGCGGCCGGCGTTGAGGCCCGCGGAGTGGTCGCGCAGCTCGTAGAGGATCTCCTCCATCTCGAACGCGGCGGGGTAGGTCTCGATCAGCACGGTCGCCCTGATCGTCCCGTACGGCACCCCGAGCAGCTCCTGCGCGCGGGTGAACACGTCGTTCCAGAGGCGGGCCTCCAGGTGGGACTCCATCTTGGGCAGGTAGAAGTACGGCCCGCGGCCCTTGTCGAGCTGCCGCCGGGCGCAGTGGAAGAAGTAGAGCCCGAAGTCGAACAGCGAGGCCGAGAACGGCGCGCCGTCCACCAGGACGTGCTTCTCGGTGAGGTGCCAGCCCCGGGGGCGGACCACGACGGTGGCCAGCTCGTCGTCGGGGCGCAGCGCGTACCGCTTGCCGCCGGTCTCGAAGTCGATCGTGCGGTCGAGGGCGTCGCGCAGGTTGAGCTGGCCGTTGACGACGTTCTCCCACAGCGGGGAGTTGGCGTCCTCGAAGTCGGCGAGCCAGACCTTGGCCCCGGAGTTGAGCGCGTTGACGGTCATCTTGCGGTCGACCGGGCCGGTGATCTCGACGCGGCGGTCCACCAGGCCGGGGGCGGGCGGCGCCACGCGCCAGGTCTCGTCCTCGCGGATCGCCTTGGTCTCGGGCAGGAAGTCCAGGGTGCCGCCCGCGGACAGCTCGGCCTGGCGTGCCTGCCGCGCCTCCAGCAGCTCGCGGCGCCGGCCGTCGAACTCGCGCTGCAGGGTGGCGACGAAGGTCAGGGCCTCGGGGGAGAGGATCTCGTCGAAGCGGTCCAGCCGAGGGCCGGTGATCTCAACGCCGTCCATGGCCATCCTTTCCAGGACTTCCACAATATGGAAAAAGAGTTCTGAATTACGGAATCGACGCTACCGAGCGACGGCTCAGGGGTCAACGCCGGGTGCCCCTGAGGGATCCCTAAGGGCTCTCTCGGGGCGTTCCCCGATGGGCGCGGGACACGCCGGGCGGCAGGCTTGGAGCATGACGACGACGTTCTCCTCCGACTCCTCTGGGTTCTCCGGCTCCGCCGGTTCCGCTTCCGGACGGAGGCCGCGCGGCCTGCGGGGGCGCGCGCGGCCGGTGATGGCCGCCGGGGTGGTGCTCGGCGCGGGACTGCTGCTCAGCGCCTGCGGCCTGGAGAACATCGCCGGGCCCACCCAGCAGGCGACCGAGAGCTACGACGTGACCGGCCGGATCGGCCTGCTGCGCGTCGACAGCGGCTCGGGCGACATCGTGGTGACCGAGTCCGCGCGCACGGGGGTGCGCGTCACCGAGACGCTGCACTGGAGGAGCGAGAAGCCGAAGACCGCCCACCCGATGGACGGCGACACGCTCAAGCTCGGCTACAGCTGCCAGAACGGCGGCTGGAGTTGCGGGGTCGACTACCAGGTCGAGGTCCCGCGCGGGCTCAACGTGAAGCTGGAGGCCGGGTCGGGCGACATCACCCTGCGCGCCCTGTCCGGCCGGGTCGACGCCAGGACCGGGTCCGGCGAGGTCGACGCGCGCGGGCTCGGCACCACCTACGCGGAGGCCGACAGCGGGTCCGGCGACGTGGAGCTGCGTTTCACCGGCGTGCCGGAGTACGTGAGGATCGAGTCCGGCTCGGGGGACGGGATCGTGCACGTGCCGCAGAACAGCTACCACGTGAGCCTCACCACCGGGTCCGGCGACCACGCCTTGCAGGTCACCAACGACCCGGCGTCGCCGCGCAGGATCGTGGTGCGGTCGGGGTCCGGCGACGCCAAGGTGCTCAAGGCCTGACGCGGCGTCGTGCTCCGCGGCAAAGCTCGGTGGTCTGGTGGGGAACGCCCGCTTCGCGGTGATCTATGCGGATAACAAGGTGAATCGACGAGGTCCGCGTGGCACGATCGTAAGGGAAGACAACAGCGGGGTCCCCGTGTTGAACTGTGCGTAACGGTGAGCCCCACGAGCGCCGAGGAGCGCGACCATAACCACAGAGAAGACGTATATGTCCAACGAGTCCTACGAACACCTCGCCGCCGGCGACTACGACCTTGAGGACCGGCAGGCGCTCCGGCGGGTCGCCGGGCTGTCCACCGAGCTGGAGGACGTCACCGAGGTCGAGTACCGCCGGCTCCGCCTGGAGCGGGTGGTCCTGGTCGGGGTGTGGACCACCGGCACCGTCGTCGACGCGGAGAACTCCCTGCAGGAGCTGAGGCTTCTGGCCGAGACCGCGGGATCGCAGGTCCTGGAGGGCCTGATCCAGCGGCGCCAGCGCCCCGACTCCGCCACCTACATCGGATCCGGCAAGGCCGCCGAGCTGCGCGACATCGTCGTCTCCAGCGGCGCCGACACCGTGATCTGCGACGGCGAGCTCACGCCCGGCCAGCTACGGCAGCTCGAAGAGGTCGTCAAGGTCAAGGTCATCGACCGCACCGCCCTGATCCTCGACATCTTCGCCCAGCACGCCAAGAGCCGCGAGGGCAAGGCGCAGGTCGAGCTGGCCCAGCTCAGCTACCTGCTGCCGCGCCTGCGCGGCTGGGGTGGCAACCTGTCCCGCCAGGTCGGCGGCCGCGCCGCGGGCGGCGTGGGCATCGGAGGCCGCGGCCCCGGTGAGACGAAGATCGAGCTGGACCGTCGCCGCATCCGCGAGCGCATGGCCAAGCTGCGCAGGCAGATCGGCGGCATGTCCACCGCCCGCGAGACCATGCGCTCGCGCAGGGCGCGGCGCGAGGTCCCGGCCGTGGCCATCGCCGGCTACACCAACGCCGGCAAGTCCTCGCTGCTGAACCGCCTCACGGGGGCCGGAGTCCTGGTGGAGGACGCCCTGTTCGCCACCCTCGACCCGACCGTGCGCCGGGCCCGCACGCCGGACGGCAGGCTGTTCACGATCGCCGACACCGTCGGCTTCGTCCGCCACCTGCCGCACCAGCTGGTGGAGGCCTTCCGCTCCACGCTGGAGGAGGTCGCCGACGCCGACCTGATCCTGCACGTCGTGGACGGCTCGCACCCGGACCCCGAGTCCCAGCTCGCCGCCGTCCGCGAGGTCCTGGCCGACCTCGACGGCGTGGGCCACATCCCCGAGATCGTGGTGGTCAACAAGGCCGACGCCGCCGACCCGGTGGTGCTGGCCCGCCTGGCCACCCGCGAGCGGCACAGCGTGGTCGTGTCCGCGCGCACCGGGAAGGGCATCGACGAGCTGCTCGCCGTGATCGAGCGGGAGCTGCCGCGCCTGGACCACGAGGTCCACATGCTCGTGCCGTACGACCGGGGCGATCTGATCTCCCGGGCACACAAGGAGGGCGAGGTGCTGTCGATCGACCACACCGCCGACGGCACGGTGCTGCGGGCCCGGGTTCCGGCCGGTCTCTATTCCGAGCTCGACCGCACGGGCAAGCCCGTCGAGACCGTCGTCTGACCCGCCGTCAGCCGGTACGCCGGAGGGCGACGACGGCCACGTCGTCCTCCCGGGCCCCGAAGTGCGCGATCAGCCGGTCGCAGAACACCTCCAGGTCCCGGTCGAAGGACTCGGCGATGCGCCGCACGACCTCCAGGCTCTGGTCGAGCGGCACGTCCCGGTCCTCGATCAGGCCGTCGGTGAACATGAGAAGGGCGCCGTTCCCGGGGAGTCGCAGCCGGTCCACCCGGTACTCCTCGGGGGCGGCGCCGATCAGCAGGTTGCCCCAGTCGTGGTAGTGGGCCTTGCCGTCGGCCACGATGATCGGCGGGATGTGCCCGGCGTTGGCGACCTCGACCACGCCGCTCGCCACGTCGATCAGCAGCAGGCACACCGTCGCGGTCATCGAGGGGTGGTAGCGGCGCAGCACGTCGTTCAGCCGCCCCATGAGGCGCCCGAGATCCTGCTCCTCCACCACCAGGGCGCGCAGGGCGTGCCGCAGCTCGGCCATCACCGTCGCCGCGTGCAGCGAATGCCCCTGCACGTCGCCGATGCCCACCAGCAGCCGGTCGCCGAGGCGCATGACCTCGTAGAAGTCCCCGCCCACCTCCACGTTGTCGGTGGCGGGCTCGTAGCGCAGCGCCAGCTCCAGCCCCGGCGTGGGCGGGATGTGGGAGGGCAGGAAGCTGCGCTGCAGGGTGAGCGCGATCATGTGCTCCTCGGCGTAGGCGCGCAGCGCGTCCACGGCCAGCGCCAGCGCCTGGCCTAGCTGCTTGAGGATGTCCAGCTCGTCGGAGTCCAGCGCCTCCGAGCGGTCCACGCCGAGCACCACCGCCGGGCGTTCCGACCGGGTGCGCGAGACGACGGCGGTGATGCCGCTGACGACGTCGGTGTCGGGGATGATCCCCAGCCACTCGTCCCGCGCCATGGTGAACTCGGCCGTGCCGGCCGAGGTGCCCAGCGTCGCCGCCGTGACCTTGTCCAGGCTGTCGTCAGGGGCCCCGAGGCCTCTGGACATGCCGCCCGGCTCGATCGCGGCGTAGCGGCGCACGCGGCCGTCCAGGGCGACGGCGAGCGCCCCTGCCCTGCGGTCCAGGATCTGGGAGGCGCCCTCGACCGCCACCCGCAGCAGCTTGTCGAACGTCGTGCTCGCGCTCATCTGCAGCGTGACGTTGGTCAGCTCGCTGAGCCGCTTGGCCATGCGCTCGGCCCGCTGGCGCGCCCGGTAGTAGCGCAGCGCGGCCTGCACGGTCGCGATGAACTCCTCCGGCTCGATCGGCTCGGCCATGTAGGCGTCGGCGCCTCGGTAGAGCCCGTGCGCCCGATCGGTCACCGCGATGGCGTGCGCCGATATCTGGATGACCGGAATGGCCGTGGTGAGAGGGTCGGCCTTGATCCGCTCGCACACCTCGTAGCCGTCGATGTCGGGCAGCCGCACATCGAGGATCACCGAGTCGGGCGAGATGGCCCGCACCAGCCGCAGGGCCTCCTCGCCGCAGGTCGCCTCCACGACGTCATGCCCGGCCCTGCGCAG includes these proteins:
- a CDS encoding FAD-binding oxidoreductase, whose product is MTPGEALVTTGVAVRPAEPGDEVAGVAPRWVATPESTGEAALVMRAAADHGLAVTPVGGGTKLSWGHAPARCDLVLDTRRMARVLEHEAGDLVARVQAGITADALAAALGAAGQRLALDFTAGGSTVGGALATAAAGPGRLRYGTARDLLIGVTVVLADGTVARAGGKVVKNVAGYDLGKLFTGSLGTLGLITEATFRLHPLPAARAWITATSPGIGILTSVARLAASPLEPSAIELDRPGVRGPVTVAALVEGVAAGERAEAAAALLGDTARISADPPAWWGQLPGERTAGYLMELRVPPASAVNALAAAERAAGAAELDARIRGSAATCVLYAALPADTPPGAAEIFVTSLRTELSAGGGRLVVWTAPPEAVRIDRFGPVGSAALMRRVKERFDPEGRMSPGRLTGGTARAGA
- a CDS encoding IclR family transcriptional regulator, with product MSTVQSVDRALDVLEALADRGGEAGLSEIAARTGLPYGTIHRLLRSLLARGYVRQESDRRYALGSALVRLGGTAERMVGVWAQPYLEKMVALSGETANLAIMEGDFVIYLAQAASPRRLRMFAEVGRRVLPHSTAVGKVLLADRPDAAAVLARTGLPRRTDHTVTTVEDMLAELDAVRERGYAVDLGEEELGVHCLAVPVRDGGRVVASMSISGPADRIDALDRDRLAQDMREIAGEFGAELGPGR
- a CDS encoding (Fe-S)-binding protein, whose product is MDPELIKDCVHCGFCLPTCPTYELWGEEMDSPRGRIHLMKQHVEGTALTPEMAGHFDACLGCMACVTACPSGVRYDVLIEQTRAEVEREHRRRWDDRAFRALVFRLFPYPRRLRALRLPLRLTERLRPRLSPLLERLDPRLAAMATLAPPIPRRVRIPGVVAARGERRAVVGMLTGCVQSEFFPSVNAATARVLALEGCEVVVPPGQGCCGALSVHSGRPEEAARFARRTIATFERAGVTTVVVNAAGCGSSTKEYAELLADDPAWAERARALRFVDLAEYLAELGPLAERHPLPIMVAYHDACHLAHAQGVRAEPRALLAAIPGLRLREIPDAAICCGSAGTYNLFQPEAARELGDKKAGHVLGVGADLLVSANPGCTMQIASAARRRGESLRVAHTAEVLDASLRALPASSLGSP
- a CDS encoding fused response regulator/phosphatase; the protein is MTEKPGTILVVDDTPTKRYILGSWLRRAGHDVVEATCGEEALRLVRAISPDSVILDVRLPDIDGYEVCERIKADPLTTAIPVIQISAHAIAVTDRAHGLYRGADAYMAEPIEPEEFIATVQAALRYYRARQRAERMAKRLSELTNVTLQMSASTTFDKLLRVAVEGASQILDRRAGALAVALDGRVRRYAAIEPGGMSRGLGAPDDSLDKVTAATLGTSAGTAEFTMARDEWLGIIPDTDVVSGITAVVSRTRSERPAVVLGVDRSEALDSDELDILKQLGQALALAVDALRAYAEEHMIALTLQRSFLPSHIPPTPGLELALRYEPATDNVEVGGDFYEVMRLGDRLLVGIGDVQGHSLHAATVMAELRHALRALVVEEQDLGRLMGRLNDVLRRYHPSMTATVCLLLIDVASGVVEVANAGHIPPIIVADGKAHYHDWGNLLIGAAPEEYRVDRLRLPGNGALLMFTDGLIEDRDVPLDQSLEVVRRIAESFDRDLEVFCDRLIAHFGAREDDVAVVALRRTG
- the aceB gene encoding malate synthase A, with protein sequence MAMDGVEITGPRLDRFDEILSPEALTFVATLQREFDGRRRELLEARQARQAELSAGGTLDFLPETKAIREDETWRVAPPAPGLVDRRVEITGPVDRKMTVNALNSGAKVWLADFEDANSPLWENVVNGQLNLRDALDRTIDFETGGKRYALRPDDELATVVVRPRGWHLTEKHVLVDGAPFSASLFDFGLYFFHCARRQLDKGRGPYFYLPKMESHLEARLWNDVFTRAQELLGVPYGTIRATVLIETYPAAFEMEEILYELRDHSAGLNAGRWDYLFSVIKKFRTRGREFLLPERNAVTMTAPFMRAYTELLVRTCHRRGAHAIGGMAAFIPSRRDPEVNKVALEKVRADKTRESGDGFDGSWVAHPDLVPICREVFDSVLGAEPNQLRRLREDVSVSAGELLAVAETPGEITEAGLRNNVDVALRYLAAWMGGSGAVGIHNLMEDAATAEISRSQIWQWIHNGIELADTGEVVTREMAERVIAEELARIGEEPGFDETLYRQAAELFREVALDDDFAEFLTLPAYARMP
- a CDS encoding DUF4097 family beta strand repeat-containing protein codes for the protein MTTTFSSDSSGFSGSAGSASGRRPRGLRGRARPVMAAGVVLGAGLLLSACGLENIAGPTQQATESYDVTGRIGLLRVDSGSGDIVVTESARTGVRVTETLHWRSEKPKTAHPMDGDTLKLGYSCQNGGWSCGVDYQVEVPRGLNVKLEAGSGDITLRALSGRVDARTGSGEVDARGLGTTYAEADSGSGDVELRFTGVPEYVRIESGSGDGIVHVPQNSYHVSLTTGSGDHALQVTNDPASPRRIVVRSGSGDAKVLKA
- a CDS encoding FAD-linked oxidase C-terminal domain-containing protein — encoded protein: MTTGPAALPGLTGRLLDLLGPGGVITDPVRLRTYECDGLTYHRATPGVVVLPETAEQVAAVVRACHETGTPFVARGSGTGLSGGALPRTDGVLVVTSRLRRILELDIPNRRAVVEPGVTNLAISEAARPYGYYYAPDPSSQQICTIGGNVAENSGGAHCLKHGFTVNHVLAVELVTPQGEIVELDAMDPGYDLLGAFIGSEGTLGIATKITVRLSREPESVTTLLAAFPDVESGGVAVSAIIGAGVLPSAIEMMDALAIEAAEAAVRCDYPAGAGAVLIVELDGPVAEVAHEFAQVERLCRESGAFAVRVADDPARRAAIWKGRKSAFAAVGRISPAYLVQDGVVPRTALPAVLAGIEELSARYGIRVANVFHAGDGNLHPLVLFDDAEEGAAERAETVSGEILDLCLRHGGSITGEHGVGVDKSRYMTKMFTEEELDTMQLVRCAFDPAGLSNPGKIFPTPRLCGEAPGVRKGVHPLVASGEADLF
- the hflX gene encoding GTPase HflX, whose amino-acid sequence is MSNESYEHLAAGDYDLEDRQALRRVAGLSTELEDVTEVEYRRLRLERVVLVGVWTTGTVVDAENSLQELRLLAETAGSQVLEGLIQRRQRPDSATYIGSGKAAELRDIVVSSGADTVICDGELTPGQLRQLEEVVKVKVIDRTALILDIFAQHAKSREGKAQVELAQLSYLLPRLRGWGGNLSRQVGGRAAGGVGIGGRGPGETKIELDRRRIRERMAKLRRQIGGMSTARETMRSRRARREVPAVAIAGYTNAGKSSLLNRLTGAGVLVEDALFATLDPTVRRARTPDGRLFTIADTVGFVRHLPHQLVEAFRSTLEEVADADLILHVVDGSHPDPESQLAAVREVLADLDGVGHIPEIVVVNKADAADPVVLARLATRERHSVVVSARTGKGIDELLAVIERELPRLDHEVHMLVPYDRGDLISRAHKEGEVLSIDHTADGTVLRARVPAGLYSELDRTGKPVETVV